In Mycobacterium gallinarum, a single window of DNA contains:
- a CDS encoding virulence factor Mce family protein, producing the protein MATIFNVRNMQLPKVSRAAVIIGTIIVILALVAAIVGWNLYKKLTTNTVVAYFPETLALYPGDKIQIMGVKVGTIESIDPAGDKMKVTFNYDNKFKVPANATASILNPSLVASRTIQLSPPYTGGPVMEDGAVIDIDRTQVPVEYDELRDSINRILTDLGPTPEQPKGPFGDIIESAADGFAGKGEQLNKTLNGLSEALFTLNEGRGDFFAVVKSLALFVNALYKSDQQFVALNDDLATFTNAFTNTDREVANALQDLNTLLATTRSFLDENAEVLTHDVNNLADVTNAILQPDAKDGLETALHVFPNLGANLMNIVSPVTGGVNSFPVINNFANPLQFICSSIQAGSRLGYQESAEMCAQYLAPILDAIKFNYLPFGINQTTTAMTLPKHIAYSEPRLQPPPGYKDTTVPGIWSRDTLFSHGNHEPGWVTAPGMQGVDVQPLTKNMMFPECLAELMGGPDCVIPPAPPTFGGPHQAGPPNAYTENTPLPPPWYPQPGPPPGPAPGVIPGDPGGAAMTGPLPAPGPGPGPAPAAPLPAPAGPPLPAEAG; encoded by the coding sequence ATGGCAACGATATTCAACGTACGAAACATGCAGCTGCCGAAGGTATCCCGTGCTGCGGTGATCATCGGCACAATCATCGTGATCCTCGCGCTGGTGGCCGCCATCGTCGGGTGGAACCTGTACAAGAAGCTGACCACCAACACCGTCGTCGCCTATTTCCCGGAGACGCTGGCGCTGTATCCCGGCGACAAGATCCAGATCATGGGCGTCAAGGTCGGCACGATCGAATCGATCGACCCGGCCGGCGACAAGATGAAGGTGACCTTCAACTACGACAACAAGTTCAAGGTGCCCGCCAACGCCACGGCGTCGATCCTGAACCCCAGCCTGGTCGCATCGCGCACCATCCAGTTGTCACCGCCCTACACCGGCGGACCGGTGATGGAGGACGGCGCGGTCATCGACATCGACCGCACGCAGGTGCCGGTGGAGTACGACGAACTGCGTGACTCGATCAACCGAATCCTGACCGACCTCGGTCCGACGCCGGAACAGCCCAAGGGCCCGTTCGGCGACATCATCGAATCGGCGGCCGACGGTTTTGCCGGCAAGGGTGAGCAGCTCAACAAGACGCTGAACGGCTTGTCCGAGGCGCTCTTCACGCTCAACGAGGGTCGCGGTGACTTCTTCGCCGTGGTCAAGAGTCTCGCGCTGTTCGTCAATGCGCTGTACAAGAGCGATCAGCAGTTCGTCGCGCTGAACGACGACCTCGCGACGTTCACCAACGCGTTCACCAACACCGACCGCGAAGTCGCCAACGCGCTCCAGGACCTCAATACGCTGCTGGCGACCACGCGCAGCTTCCTCGACGAGAACGCCGAAGTGCTGACGCACGACGTGAACAACCTCGCGGACGTGACCAACGCGATCCTGCAGCCGGATGCGAAGGACGGTTTGGAAACCGCGCTGCACGTGTTCCCGAACCTTGGCGCCAACCTGATGAACATCGTCTCCCCCGTCACCGGCGGTGTGAATAGCTTCCCGGTGATCAACAACTTCGCCAACCCGCTCCAGTTCATCTGCAGCTCGATTCAGGCAGGTAGCCGGTTGGGGTATCAGGAATCGGCCGAGATGTGCGCGCAGTATCTCGCCCCGATCCTGGACGCCATCAAGTTCAACTACCTGCCGTTCGGCATCAACCAGACCACGACGGCGATGACGCTGCCCAAGCACATCGCCTACTCCGAGCCCAGGCTTCAGCCGCCGCCGGGATACAAGGACACCACCGTGCCGGGCATTTGGTCGCGGGACACGTTGTTCTCGCACGGCAACCACGAGCCAGGCTGGGTGACCGCGCCAGGTATGCAGGGCGTCGATGTGCAGCCCCTCACCAAGAACATGATGTTCCCCGAATGCCTCGCGGAGCTGATGGGTGGGCCTGATTGCGTGATCCCGCCCGCGCCGCCGACCTTCGGTGGTCCGCACCAGGCCGGTCCGCCGAACGCGTACACCGAGAACACCCCGCTGCCGCCGCCGTGGTACCCGCAGCCCGGGCCGCCGCCAGGCCCCGCACCGGGCGTGATCCCAGGCGATCCGGGTGGCGCGGCCATGACAGGTCCGCTGCCCGCACCGGGACCCGGCCCAGGACCGGCCCCCGCGGCGCCGCTACCGGCGCCGGCGGGACCGCCACTACCCGCTGAGGCAGGCTGA
- a CDS encoding MCE family protein, with the protein MLTRFIKFQLVLFTILTVVAVVVLGWYYLRIPSLVGIGQYELKAQLPRSGGLYATANVTYRGTQIGKVTSVVPTETGALATMSIDDRYKIPADASANVHSVSAIGEQYLDLVSTGNPGQYLSPGTVITDSKVPSEVGPALDAANEGLAVLPKEKIDALLTETSNAVGGLGPALQRLVDSTANVAQGFRDNLPQVNDIITNAAPILDSQVQSGDNIEAWSRNLNVIAAQTAEQDAALRSGIQDAAPTLDQVNAVFSDVRDSLPQTLANLAIVIDMLKRYNKGLEQTFVMLPQGAAAAQAGTLFEGLGQLPLVLAINQPPPCLTGFLPASEWRSPADTSMAPLPKGTYCKIPKDYQGNVVRGARNYPCVDVPGKRAATPMECRSPEPYVPLGTNPWYGDPNQILSCPAPGARCDQGVNPGRGVIPAPSVNNGMNPAPADQLPPPQSTAPISDPLSPPGQGTVTCSGQQPNPCIYTPAPGPPGSTAVYSPASGQVVGPDGVRYNVTNSSNPGDDGWKEMLAPAS; encoded by the coding sequence GTGCTGACGAGGTTCATCAAGTTTCAGCTGGTGCTGTTCACCATCCTGACGGTCGTCGCTGTGGTGGTGCTGGGGTGGTATTACCTGCGGATCCCGAGCCTGGTGGGCATCGGGCAGTACGAGCTGAAGGCCCAACTGCCGCGGTCCGGCGGCCTGTATGCCACTGCCAACGTCACCTACCGAGGCACTCAGATCGGCAAGGTCACCAGCGTGGTGCCCACCGAGACCGGCGCGCTGGCGACGATGAGCATCGATGACCGGTACAAGATCCCGGCGGATGCGTCGGCGAACGTGCACTCGGTGTCGGCGATCGGCGAGCAGTACCTGGACCTGGTTTCGACGGGTAACCCGGGCCAGTATCTCAGCCCAGGGACGGTCATCACCGACAGCAAGGTGCCCAGCGAGGTCGGTCCCGCACTGGATGCGGCCAACGAGGGCCTTGCGGTGCTGCCCAAGGAGAAGATCGACGCTCTGCTCACCGAGACGTCGAATGCCGTAGGCGGTTTGGGCCCCGCGCTGCAACGACTGGTCGATTCGACCGCCAATGTGGCGCAAGGATTCAGGGACAATCTGCCTCAGGTCAACGACATCATCACCAACGCGGCACCGATCCTGGACAGCCAGGTGCAGTCCGGCGACAACATCGAGGCGTGGTCGCGGAACCTGAACGTCATCGCCGCGCAGACGGCTGAGCAGGACGCCGCCCTGCGCAGCGGTATCCAGGACGCCGCTCCGACGCTTGATCAGGTGAACGCGGTGTTCAGCGATGTGCGTGACTCGCTGCCCCAGACGCTGGCCAATCTCGCGATCGTCATCGACATGCTCAAGCGCTACAACAAGGGTCTGGAACAGACTTTCGTGATGTTGCCGCAGGGAGCGGCGGCCGCCCAGGCGGGAACCCTCTTCGAGGGCCTCGGTCAACTGCCGCTTGTGCTGGCGATCAACCAACCGCCGCCGTGTCTCACCGGCTTCCTGCCCGCATCCGAATGGCGCTCGCCAGCGGATACGTCCATGGCGCCGCTGCCGAAGGGCACCTATTGCAAGATCCCCAAGGACTACCAGGGCAACGTGGTCCGCGGCGCACGCAACTACCCGTGCGTCGACGTGCCGGGTAAGCGCGCGGCCACGCCGATGGAGTGCCGCAGCCCCGAACCGTACGTCCCTCTGGGCACCAACCCGTGGTACGGCGATCCGAATCAGATCCTGTCCTGCCCGGCACCGGGTGCGCGCTGCGATCAGGGCGTCAACCCGGGACGTGGTGTCATTCCGGCCCCGTCGGTCAACAACGGCATGAACCCGGCGCCCGCAGATCAACTCCCTCCGCCGCAGTCGACGGCACCGATCAGCGACCCGCTCAGCCCTCCTGGCCAGGGCACCGTCACCTGCAGTGGACAACAGCCCAACCCGTGCATCTACACTCCGGCACCAGGGCCGCCCGGTTCCACGGCGGTGTACAGCCCGGCCAGCGGCCAAGTCGTGGGACCTGACGGCGTCAGGTACAACGTCACAAATTCGAGTAACCCAGGAGACGACGGATGGAAGGAGATGCTGGCACCAGCCAGCTGA
- a CDS encoding mammalian cell entry protein: MSPRRKIEADEPDFFEVKPDPPRRWGLPLIAALASVLIAAALTAGTLMLVSHRADVRTTANNAQVLDYVQSFMTSYTTLDPFNANAYTDRILAQGTGEFASMFSEKQNEILIQVAQAEPTTGSVVAAGVQRWNDNGSADVLVATKITSKSPDGKSTIESGNRWVATAIKEGQQWKISQLIQVI; encoded by the coding sequence ATGAGTCCGCGGCGCAAAATCGAGGCCGACGAGCCCGACTTCTTCGAGGTGAAGCCGGACCCGCCGCGGCGATGGGGCCTGCCGCTGATCGCCGCGCTGGCATCGGTGTTGATCGCTGCGGCGCTCACGGCGGGCACCCTGATGCTCGTCAGCCACCGGGCCGACGTCCGCACGACCGCCAACAACGCCCAGGTGCTGGACTACGTGCAGTCGTTCATGACGTCCTACACCACGCTGGATCCGTTCAACGCCAATGCCTACACCGACCGGATCCTGGCGCAGGGCACCGGCGAGTTCGCGAGCATGTTCTCCGAGAAGCAGAACGAGATCCTGATCCAGGTCGCGCAGGCCGAACCGACCACGGGTTCCGTGGTCGCCGCGGGCGTACAGCGGTGGAACGACAACGGAAGCGCCGACGTGCTGGTCGCGACGAAGATCACGTCCAAGTCGCCGGACGGAAAGTCGACGATCGAAAGCGGAAACCGTTGGGTCGCAACCGCCATCAAGGAAGGACAACAGTGGAAGATCAGCCAGCTGATCCAGGTGATCTGA
- a CDS encoding DUF732 domain-containing protein, translated as MIRIIGVVGALVGAAVLSAPTAAADEEAYLAKLQDRYAFLTPQQLLAEGERVCAAERAGVLSPGKTTMVINDLGVGNNTALEIVSAAEWELC; from the coding sequence GTGATTCGAATAATAGGTGTGGTTGGTGCACTGGTCGGTGCGGCCGTACTGTCCGCGCCCACGGCGGCTGCGGACGAGGAAGCGTACTTGGCGAAGCTGCAGGACAGATACGCATTCCTGACCCCGCAGCAGTTGCTCGCCGAGGGCGAAAGGGTGTGCGCCGCCGAACGCGCAGGCGTGTTGTCACCCGGCAAGACCACGATGGTGATCAACGATCTGGGGGTCGGAAACAACACGGCGCTCGAGATCGTCAGCGCCGCCGAGTGGGAGCTTTGTTGA
- a CDS encoding YoaK family protein, producing the protein MAVESPVSDRLTHVALLLLTFATGLVDAVSVLELGHVFVANMTGNVIFLGLWLAPRTVVDVTAALVALVCFVAGAVFGGRLARHLDREVHRWLGITLALEVVMLVTLSILAGTGVLDYHDHTKLFLIAGLAIAFGIQNSTARQFGIQELSTTVLTTTISGLGFDSGLAGGTGDRERLRYAVVFTILAGATLGATLTRFAVAPVITLAAALVATSAAIFWFGPRRHPGGHE; encoded by the coding sequence GTGGCCGTCGAATCACCGGTGTCCGATCGGCTCACCCACGTCGCGCTGCTGTTGCTGACCTTCGCGACGGGCCTCGTCGACGCGGTCAGTGTGCTCGAACTCGGTCATGTGTTCGTGGCGAACATGACGGGAAACGTCATCTTCCTCGGCCTCTGGCTGGCCCCGCGCACGGTCGTGGACGTGACCGCCGCGTTGGTCGCGCTCGTCTGCTTCGTGGCCGGCGCGGTGTTCGGCGGACGGTTGGCCCGGCACCTCGACCGCGAAGTGCACCGCTGGCTCGGGATCACGCTCGCACTGGAAGTCGTGATGCTCGTGACGCTGTCGATCCTCGCCGGTACGGGGGTTCTCGATTACCACGACCACACGAAGCTGTTCCTGATCGCGGGGTTGGCCATCGCGTTCGGCATCCAGAATTCCACCGCGCGGCAGTTCGGTATCCAAGAACTGTCCACCACGGTGCTGACGACGACGATCTCCGGTCTCGGCTTCGACAGCGGGCTGGCGGGCGGCACAGGTGATCGCGAAAGGCTCCGCTACGCCGTGGTGTTCACCATTCTCGCCGGTGCGACACTGGGTGCGACGTTGACTCGGTTCGCGGTTGCACCCGTGATCACCCTGGCAGCCGCTCTGGTGGCGACCAGCGCGGCCATCTTCTGGTTCGGGCCCCGGCGCCACCCGGGCGGCCATGAGTAG
- a CDS encoding virulence factor Mce family protein — translation MMTRRRWSRVALRAVALMAIALTLSSCGVWPWRGISNVELPGGPGTGSDRMTIYVQMPDTLALNVNSRVRVADVFVGRVRAIELKNWVATLTLDMEPNLGLPSNALARIGQTSLLGSQHVELEPPPDPSGTPLKSGDTIPLKNSTAFPSTERVLASIATILRGGGVSNLETIQTEIFNVLNGRADQIRAFLNKLDTFTDELNKQTQDITRAIDSTNRLLSIVADRNDTLDQVLTEFPPLIKHFAETRDLFADAVEALGRVSVAADNALAPASENLNTNLANLQRPLKQLGRASPYVIGALKLMLTAPFSIENVPKVIRGDYLNASLTVDLTLSALDNAALSGTGVSGMLRALEQSWGRDPATMIPDVRFTPNPHNAPGGPLVERGE, via the coding sequence ATGATGACCCGTCGCAGATGGAGTCGAGTAGCGCTACGCGCAGTGGCGCTGATGGCGATCGCGCTGACGCTGAGCTCGTGCGGCGTCTGGCCGTGGCGCGGTATCTCCAACGTCGAGCTGCCGGGCGGTCCCGGCACCGGTTCGGACCGGATGACGATCTACGTCCAGATGCCGGATACGTTGGCGCTCAACGTCAATAGCCGGGTCCGGGTGGCCGATGTGTTCGTGGGTCGGGTCAGGGCGATCGAGCTGAAGAACTGGGTGGCGACGCTGACGCTGGACATGGAGCCCAATCTCGGGCTGCCGTCCAACGCGTTGGCACGGATCGGCCAGACCAGCCTGCTGGGCAGCCAGCATGTCGAGCTGGAGCCGCCACCCGATCCGTCAGGCACGCCGCTGAAGTCCGGCGACACGATTCCGTTGAAGAACAGCACGGCTTTCCCGAGCACCGAGCGGGTGTTGGCGAGCATCGCCACGATCCTGCGCGGCGGCGGCGTGTCGAACCTCGAGACGATCCAGACTGAGATCTTCAACGTGCTGAACGGCCGAGCCGATCAGATCCGTGCGTTCCTCAACAAGCTCGACACGTTCACCGATGAGCTGAACAAGCAGACCCAGGACATCACGCGTGCCATCGATTCGACCAACCGGTTGCTGTCGATCGTGGCGGATCGTAACGACACGCTGGACCAGGTGCTGACCGAATTCCCGCCGCTGATCAAGCATTTCGCCGAAACGCGCGACCTGTTCGCCGACGCGGTGGAGGCGCTGGGCCGGGTCAGCGTGGCGGCGGACAACGCCCTGGCGCCGGCGAGCGAAAACCTGAACACCAACTTGGCGAACCTGCAGCGGCCGCTGAAGCAACTGGGCCGGGCGTCGCCGTACGTCATCGGTGCGCTCAAGTTGATGCTCACGGCGCCGTTCTCGATCGAGAACGTGCCGAAGGTCATCCGCGGCGACTACCTCAATGCGTCGTTGACGGTGGACCTGACGCTCTCGGCTCTCGACAACGCCGCCTTGTCCGGCACGGGTGTCTCGGGCATGCTGCGCGCGCTCGAGCAGTCCTGGGGCCGGGACCCGGCGACGATGATCCCGGATGTCCGGTTCACGCCGAACCCGCACAACGCACCAGGCGGGCCACTGGTGGAAAGGGGTGAGTGA
- a CDS encoding fructosamine kinase family protein: MRTFVKRNPSAPAGFFACEAAGLQWLSSADGGVPCAEVVDYDDGALTLGRLDTAAPDRDTAREFGRRLACTHDAGADVFGAGPPGWTGPGFFGPLHHPLPMSLTAHDSWGTCYARERLIPMSERAAERLSSSVRRDLDAVIAHCENGRFDDDDPPARLHGDLWSGNVMWTPDGVVLIDPAAHGGHRETDLAMLALFGCPHFEAVIDGYESQRRLTEGWRDRVGLHQLYPLLAHVVLFGGSYAEQTGQAARSALNALR, translated from the coding sequence ATGCGGACCTTCGTCAAGCGCAATCCCAGCGCGCCTGCGGGCTTCTTCGCGTGTGAAGCCGCTGGGCTGCAATGGCTTTCATCCGCCGACGGCGGGGTGCCGTGTGCCGAGGTCGTCGACTACGACGACGGGGCCCTCACCTTGGGACGGCTCGATACCGCAGCGCCCGACCGTGACACCGCCCGCGAGTTCGGTAGGCGCTTGGCGTGCACGCACGACGCGGGCGCCGATGTGTTCGGCGCCGGGCCACCGGGATGGACGGGGCCGGGTTTCTTCGGGCCGCTGCACCATCCACTGCCGATGTCGCTGACCGCACACGACTCGTGGGGCACCTGCTACGCCCGTGAACGGTTGATACCCATGTCGGAGCGTGCCGCGGAGCGGCTCAGCTCGTCGGTGCGGCGTGATCTCGATGCGGTGATCGCGCACTGTGAGAACGGGCGATTCGACGACGACGATCCGCCCGCCCGTCTACACGGTGATCTGTGGAGCGGCAACGTGATGTGGACGCCGGACGGCGTCGTCCTGATCGACCCCGCGGCCCACGGCGGCCATCGCGAGACCGATCTCGCGATGCTCGCGCTGTTCGGTTGTCCGCACTTCGAGGCGGTCATCGACGGCTACGAGTCACAGCGGAGGTTGACCGAGGGGTGGCGCGACCGGGTCGGCCTGCACCAGTTGTATCCGCTGCTGGCCCACGTCGTGCTGTTCGGCGGCAGCTATGCGGAGCAGACCGGGCAGGCGGCGCGCAGCGCGCTCAATGCCCTGCGTTAG
- a CDS encoding RDD family protein, producing the protein MTAVLDTVDTSQTEVEAGTPLASWPARAGAIAIDVLLGVAVIATMAVSAWSAPWLGWLWWVYVATAACVIVAMAVNRLLLPTITGWSLGRAVFGIAVRTQDGAAPGVLRLVGRDLVHLLDTAALFVGWLWPLWDGRRRTFADLLLRTEVHAVESPAERPQRDTRRPAAIALIVATVLCAAAVGLGYLVVYRPERAVDVARQQIAEQGPRIVEQMLSYNSESLQQDFSRAQSLTTDSYRDQLIAQQQLVQQSGATSNEYFAVSSAVLSATAEQASMLIALQGQRGTDPKDLKFITATLRVEFEKTADGQWKVANLIVLKKPQMNAPGQ; encoded by the coding sequence GTGACGGCTGTACTGGACACTGTGGATACGTCGCAGACCGAGGTGGAGGCCGGAACGCCGCTGGCGTCCTGGCCGGCACGGGCGGGTGCGATCGCCATCGACGTCCTCCTCGGCGTTGCGGTGATCGCGACCATGGCGGTGTCGGCGTGGAGCGCACCGTGGCTCGGCTGGTTGTGGTGGGTGTACGTAGCGACGGCGGCGTGTGTGATCGTCGCGATGGCGGTCAACCGGCTGCTGCTGCCGACGATCACCGGCTGGAGCCTGGGCCGAGCGGTCTTCGGCATCGCGGTTCGCACCCAAGACGGTGCCGCTCCCGGCGTGCTACGCCTGGTCGGCCGTGATCTGGTACACCTACTGGACACCGCGGCGCTGTTCGTCGGCTGGTTGTGGCCGCTGTGGGACGGCAGGCGCCGCACGTTCGCCGACCTGTTGCTCCGCACCGAGGTACACGCCGTCGAATCCCCTGCCGAACGGCCACAACGTGATACGCGCAGACCGGCGGCAATCGCGCTGATCGTGGCGACGGTGCTGTGCGCCGCGGCCGTCGGCTTGGGGTATCTCGTGGTGTACCGACCGGAACGGGCGGTCGACGTCGCCCGTCAGCAGATCGCCGAGCAGGGCCCCCGGATCGTCGAACAGATGCTCAGCTATAACAGCGAGTCACTGCAACAGGACTTCTCGCGTGCGCAGTCGCTGACGACGGACAGCTATCGCGATCAGTTGATCGCGCAACAGCAGCTCGTGCAACAGTCGGGTGCTACGTCAAACGAGTACTTCGCGGTCAGCAGCGCGGTGCTATCGGCGACGGCGGAGCAGGCCTCGATGTTGATCGCGCTGCAGGGGCAGCGCGGCACCGATCCGAAGGACTTGAAGTTCATCACCGCGACATTGCGGGTGGAGTTCGAGAAGACAGCTGACGGCCAGTGGAAGGTCGCCAATCTCATCGTGCTGAAAAAGCCGCAGATGAATGCGCCGGGCCAATGA
- a CDS encoding SDR family NAD(P)-dependent oxidoreductase, protein MPTALVTGASRGIGKGIVEHLASRGWDVIAGVRSQQDADAVTKLDPQRVSSVILDVTSADDIAALDQSLPEQLDAVVNNAGIAVGGAMETLSPHEWRKQLEINVIGALAVTQAVLPRLRRSRGRVVFISSVNGRLSMPLVGAYAASKFALEAAADALRMELNPWKIRVIVVEPAQTDTDMWRTADTMVADLEAGLTPEHRGLYAKHIAGFKKMIPVSQKIAVPTQKVSAVVEEALTAKRPRARYIVGLVPKAQVALMSVMPTKIRDIALRKVSGQP, encoded by the coding sequence ATGCCAACAGCACTCGTCACCGGCGCTTCACGGGGTATCGGCAAGGGGATCGTCGAGCATCTGGCCTCCCGCGGCTGGGATGTCATCGCGGGCGTCCGCAGTCAGCAGGACGCGGACGCGGTAACCAAACTCGACCCGCAGCGGGTGTCGTCGGTGATCCTCGATGTCACCTCCGCCGACGACATCGCCGCGCTCGACCAATCGCTGCCCGAACAGCTGGACGCCGTCGTGAACAACGCGGGCATCGCCGTCGGCGGCGCGATGGAGACCCTGAGTCCCCACGAGTGGCGAAAGCAGCTGGAGATCAACGTCATCGGGGCGCTGGCGGTCACCCAGGCGGTCCTGCCTCGGCTTCGGAGATCCCGTGGACGTGTCGTGTTCATCTCGAGCGTCAACGGCAGATTGTCCATGCCGCTGGTCGGGGCGTACGCGGCAAGCAAGTTCGCGCTGGAGGCGGCCGCCGATGCGCTGCGGATGGAGCTGAACCCCTGGAAGATCCGCGTCATCGTCGTCGAGCCGGCACAGACCGACACCGACATGTGGCGTACCGCCGACACGATGGTCGCAGACCTGGAGGCCGGCCTGACCCCGGAGCATCGCGGTCTCTACGCCAAGCACATCGCGGGCTTCAAGAAGATGATCCCGGTGTCGCAGAAGATCGCGGTGCCGACGCAAAAGGTGTCCGCGGTCGTCGAGGAGGCGCTCACCGCGAAGCGGCCACGCGCCCGCTACATCGTCGGACTGGTGCCCAAAGCGCAGGTGGCGTTGATGAGCGTGATGCCGACCAAGATTCGCGATATCGCGCTGCGGAAGGTCTCCGGCCAGCCCTGA
- a CDS encoding dienelactone hydrolase family protein: MSSAARGGVLILPGGKPQSDETSRARQLANLRMDWLALALRRRLGGGVRLHRVQYRLRGWNGARRDPVHDAQVELDRMLTDVDPRRVVLVGHSMGGRVAAHLSAGSDIGGVVALAPWWPRDDADLVPVGCRLLVVHGTGDTRTDPRASREQTLRAKDRGVDAEWVGIPNAGHNLLSDWSQWHRLTAQFVARQIS; the protein is encoded by the coding sequence ATGAGTAGCGCAGCGCGCGGCGGTGTGCTGATCCTTCCGGGAGGCAAGCCGCAAAGCGACGAAACTTCCCGCGCACGGCAGCTCGCCAACCTGAGGATGGACTGGTTGGCGCTGGCACTTCGGCGCAGGCTCGGCGGCGGTGTCCGGCTGCACCGTGTGCAGTACCGCCTGCGCGGTTGGAACGGCGCTCGGCGAGATCCAGTGCACGATGCCCAGGTCGAGCTCGACCGCATGCTCACCGATGTCGACCCGCGCCGGGTCGTTCTCGTCGGCCATTCGATGGGCGGACGGGTCGCCGCGCATCTGAGCGCCGGTTCCGACATCGGCGGCGTGGTGGCACTGGCCCCGTGGTGGCCGCGAGACGATGCCGACCTGGTGCCCGTCGGTTGCCGGCTCCTGGTCGTCCACGGCACCGGCGATACGCGGACCGATCCCCGTGCGTCGCGCGAGCAGACCCTGCGGGCGAAGGATCGCGGCGTCGACGCCGAATGGGTCGGCATTCCCAACGCCGGACATAACCTACTCAGCGACTGGAGTCAGTGGCATCGGTTGACGGCGCAGTTTGTCGCACGACAAATTTCCTAG
- a CDS encoding mammalian cell entry protein, whose protein sequence is MEDQPADPGDLTTEADVPAEPRRRGRFSLRRRPKTTELQTVTETPAEPVDADEPAEAPRTPVGKKRRTPKVEAAEDDSEGVQTPEPVADTELPESEDDAELADASDDDRILMPHRPAGKRLLIAASAAAALFVAAGAFAGATVQPYLAERATVDTKLDVARTAASAISTLWTYTPDNMEALPDRADVFLGGDFADEYRKYIDAIVAPNKQAQVTNTTQVMGAAVESLSADEATAIVYTNSVATSPVTKNIPSLRYLSYRLTMEREHAKWLITKMSTVTSFDLTPQL, encoded by the coding sequence GTGGAAGATCAGCCAGCTGATCCAGGTGATCTGACCACCGAAGCGGATGTACCGGCCGAACCACGCCGCCGCGGCCGGTTCTCGCTACGGCGCCGCCCGAAAACGACTGAGCTCCAGACGGTTACCGAGACTCCCGCCGAGCCCGTCGATGCGGACGAGCCCGCCGAGGCGCCGCGCACCCCCGTGGGTAAGAAGCGGCGCACCCCCAAAGTGGAAGCGGCGGAAGACGATTCCGAAGGCGTGCAGACACCGGAACCCGTGGCGGATACCGAGCTGCCCGAGTCGGAGGATGACGCCGAACTGGCCGACGCATCCGACGACGACCGGATTCTGATGCCGCACCGTCCCGCCGGGAAGCGACTGCTCATCGCGGCCTCCGCCGCGGCAGCGCTCTTCGTTGCGGCCGGCGCCTTCGCGGGTGCCACCGTCCAGCCCTATCTGGCCGAACGCGCGACGGTCGACACGAAGCTCGACGTCGCCCGCACCGCGGCCAGTGCGATCTCCACGCTGTGGACGTACACCCCCGACAACATGGAAGCGCTTCCGGACCGCGCCGATGTCTTCCTCGGTGGCGACTTCGCCGACGAATACCGCAAGTACATCGACGCGATCGTCGCACCCAACAAGCAGGCCCAGGTCACCAACACTACCCAGGTGATGGGTGCCGCCGTGGAATCGCTGTCCGCCGATGAAGCCACCGCGATCGTGTACACCAACTCGGTGGCGACCAGCCCGGTGACGAAAAACATTCCCTCGCTGCGGTATCTGTCCTACCGGCTGACGATGGAGCGCGAGCACGCGAAGTGGTTGATCACCAAGATGTCCACCGTGACATCGTTTGACCTGACGCCGCAGTTGTAG